The genomic region CGGGGTGCCGGAGGCGAGGGCGGGGCGGGTGAGGGTGAGCCGGGTGAGGGCTCGGGTGCCGGTGTAGCCCGCGGGAGCCCTGGTCGCATCCGCGTAGGCGTTGCCGTCCGCGTCCGCGACTGCGTCCGCATTCGCGCCCCGGTTCCCTCCGGCCAGCAACTCGGCCAGGACATCGGCCTGTTCGAGGGCGGGCGCGGCGAGACCGTAGACGTTTCCGTCGTGCTGCGCGCAGTCGCCGATGGCCCGGATGTGCGGGTCGGAGGTGCGCAGTTGGTCGTCGACGATGACGCCCTTGTGCACGGCGAGGCCCGCGTCCTGGGCGAGGCCCACGCGCGGGTGCACCCCGCAGGCCAGGACCACCAGGTCGGCGTCGAGCGTGTACCCGTCGGCCATCGCGACCGAGCGGACCGCGCCGTCGACGCAGCGCACATCGCGCACCCGGCACTCGGTGTGCACCTCGACGCCGAGGTCCTTGAGGTGCCGGAGCACCAACTTGGATGCGGACGGGTCGAGTTGACGCTCCATCAGCCGTTCGGACTGCTGGGCCAGCACTACCTGCGCCCCGCGCTCGGCGAGGGCACGGGCCGCCGAGACACCGAGCAGGCCGCCGCCGATGACGACGGCCCGGGAGTCGTGCCGTACGGCCTCGGACAGGCCAAGGCAGTCGTCCATCGTGCGGAACGCGTGGACGCCCGCGGGCAGTTCGTGCCGGTCAGGGCCGAACAGGCCGCGCAGGGGCGGAAGGACCGGGTTCGAACCGGTGGCCAGGACCA from Streptomyces sp. NBC_00878 harbors:
- a CDS encoding NAD(P)/FAD-dependent oxidoreductase, which encodes MTSKTRVVVIGAGLAGVRLARRLGELGVSAVLVGDEEHTPYNRVLLAEVLAGRYAPEVIALPTPERLTRGRAVHIDRAERQVHFADGSVIAYDTLVLATGSNPVLPPLRGLFGPDRHELPAGVHAFRTMDDCLGLSEAVRHDSRAVVIGGGLLGVSAARALAERGAQVVLAQQSERLMERQLDPSASKLVLRHLKDLGVEVHTECRVRDVRCVDGAVRSVAMADGYTLDADLVVLACGVHPRVGLAQDAGLAVHKGVIVDDQLRTSDPHIRAIGDCAQHDGNVYGLAAPALEQADVLAELLAGGNRGANADAVADADGNAYADATRAPAGYTGTRALTRLTLTRPALASGTPLDLAAFGEHTPRPGDDVIQLADATRGTYRKVVVRDDRLVGGVLVGELGTVGALARAWEGAEPLPSDGGPLLHLLTNDGGS